One window from the genome of Salisaeta longa DSM 21114 encodes:
- the pnp gene encoding polyribonucleotide nucleotidyltransferase, producing MTPQATIQEIAFAPGKTMSLETGRIAKQADGAVVVRLGDTMVLSTATISDSPREGSNFFPLTVDYREKFAAGGKVPGGFIKREGRPTDKETLTARLVDRAIRPLFPDGFYHDVHLVNFVISAGTDFDSDILAGVGSSAALMLSGAPFQGPIAEVRVGRVEGDFIVNPTLEETAASDMDLIVAGKQDALVMVEGEAHEISEEEMIDALDVAHESIRTLCSGQHDLMEAFGTPEPMDWTADVVPEALVAKISEQFGQRVADHVRAPYSKESFYTGIDEIKSDAVDELLGDERTTPEGYTAGDVRDAVGAVEKTKMREMILHDGRRLDGRSLDEVRNLWMEVGYLPRVHGSAIFTRGETQVLGSVTLGTSKDVQPVDEVFDEADKSFYLHYRFPPFSVGEAGFLRGPKRREIGHSMLAERALRPMVPDQDTFPYVIRINADVTESNGSSSMASVCAGSLAMMDAGVPLKKPVAGIAMGLVTDGENTRVLTDILGQEDHLGDMDFKITGTRDGITACQMDMKISGLSRDVLLKALKQAREARSHILDAMEETIDAPRGELSATAPRLTKITIDPEHIGAVIGPGGKVVKSIQKETNTEVTIEEDEGVGYVTIAAKNQADAEAAIERIKQIVAVPEAGEDYIGTVKSIRDFGAFIEIMPDKTGLLHVSEISHDYVEDISEHLKVGDKVKVHLLEVRDDGKMRLTRKPFVAKGEDASNGQP from the coding sequence ATGACACCGCAAGCAACCATTCAAGAAATCGCATTCGCGCCGGGCAAAACGATGTCCCTGGAAACGGGGCGCATCGCCAAGCAGGCCGACGGGGCCGTTGTTGTGCGCCTCGGCGACACGATGGTGCTCTCCACGGCCACCATCAGCGACTCGCCGCGCGAAGGCTCCAACTTTTTCCCGCTCACGGTTGACTACCGCGAGAAATTTGCCGCTGGCGGCAAAGTACCGGGCGGATTCATCAAGCGCGAAGGCCGCCCCACCGACAAAGAAACCCTCACGGCACGCCTCGTCGACCGTGCCATCCGGCCGCTCTTTCCCGACGGATTCTACCACGACGTTCACCTGGTGAACTTCGTGATCTCGGCCGGCACCGACTTCGACTCGGATATCCTGGCGGGCGTGGGCTCTTCCGCGGCCCTCATGTTGTCGGGCGCGCCGTTTCAAGGCCCCATTGCCGAAGTGCGCGTGGGCCGCGTAGAGGGCGATTTCATCGTCAATCCCACGCTCGAAGAGACGGCAGCGAGCGACATGGACCTCATCGTTGCCGGCAAGCAAGATGCGCTGGTGATGGTTGAGGGCGAGGCGCACGAGATCAGCGAGGAGGAAATGATCGACGCGCTGGACGTCGCGCACGAGTCGATCCGCACGCTGTGCAGCGGCCAGCACGACCTGATGGAGGCGTTTGGCACGCCGGAACCCATGGACTGGACGGCCGACGTGGTGCCCGAGGCCCTCGTGGCGAAAATCAGCGAGCAGTTTGGGCAGCGCGTGGCCGACCACGTGCGGGCGCCGTACAGCAAGGAATCCTTCTACACCGGCATCGACGAGATCAAGAGCGACGCCGTGGATGAACTGCTGGGCGACGAGCGCACCACGCCGGAAGGTTACACCGCGGGCGACGTTCGCGATGCGGTGGGCGCCGTTGAGAAGACCAAGATGCGCGAGATGATCCTCCACGACGGCCGCCGCCTCGACGGGCGCAGCCTCGACGAGGTGCGCAACCTGTGGATGGAGGTGGGCTACCTGCCGCGCGTCCACGGATCGGCCATCTTTACCCGTGGCGAAACGCAAGTGCTGGGGTCGGTCACGCTGGGAACGTCGAAGGACGTGCAGCCGGTGGACGAAGTGTTCGACGAAGCCGACAAGTCGTTCTACCTGCACTACCGCTTCCCGCCGTTCTCGGTTGGCGAAGCCGGTTTCCTGCGCGGACCGAAGCGCCGCGAGATTGGCCACAGCATGCTCGCCGAGCGCGCGCTGCGTCCCATGGTGCCCGATCAGGACACGTTCCCGTACGTCATTCGCATCAACGCCGACGTAACGGAGTCGAACGGCTCCTCGTCGATGGCCAGCGTGTGTGCGGGCAGCCTCGCCATGATGGACGCCGGTGTGCCGCTGAAGAAGCCGGTGGCCGGCATCGCGATGGGCCTCGTTACCGACGGCGAGAACACCCGCGTGCTGACGGATATCCTCGGTCAGGAAGATCACCTGGGCGACATGGACTTCAAGATCACGGGCACCCGCGACGGCATCACCGCATGCCAGATGGACATGAAGATCAGCGGGCTCTCGCGCGATGTGCTGCTGAAGGCCCTGAAGCAGGCCCGCGAAGCACGCAGCCACATCCTGGACGCGATGGAAGAGACCATCGACGCGCCACGGGGCGAGCTCTCGGCAACCGCACCGCGCCTCACGAAGATCACGATTGATCCCGAGCACATCGGGGCCGTGATTGGACCGGGCGGCAAGGTTGTGAAGAGCATCCAGAAAGAGACGAACACCGAGGTCACCATCGAGGAAGATGAGGGCGTCGGCTACGTCACCATTGCGGCCAAGAACCAGGCCGATGCGGAAGCCGCCATTGAGCGGATCAAGCAGATTGTGGCGGTGCCCGAAGCCGGTGAGGACTACATCGGCACGGTGAAGAGCATCCGCGACTTTGGAGCGTTCATCGAGATCATGCCCGACAAGACCGGGCTCTTGCACGTCTCCGAAATCTCGCACGACTACGTGGAAGACATCAGCGAGCACCTGAAGGTGGGCGACAAGGTGAAGGTTCACCTGCTGGAGGTGCGCGACGATGGCAAGATGCGTCTGACGCGCAAGCCCTTTGTGGCGAAAGGCGAAGACGCCAGCAACGGCCAGCCGTAA
- the galE gene encoding UDP-glucose 4-epimerase GalE, producing MNILVTGGAGYIGSTCVHQLVKAGYDVVVLDNLSQGHRAAVHPAAAFVRGDLDDRATIDDVMQAHRPDAVMHFASHTLVGESMEEPFLYLDRNVRCGLNLIRSAAAHNVERFILSSTANLFGTPEQVPIDASERIDPGSPYGESKFILERILHWMDALDTMRFAALRYFNAAGAAHEDLGEDHDPETHLIPIVLEVALGQRDGLSIFGDDYDTPDGTCVRDYIHVLDLADAHIRALEALGDGSCTYNLGNGRGYSVREVIETARAVTGRDIPATVSDRRPGDPDTLIASSDEIRDDLGWAPQYPALETIIETAWQWHQKHPHGYDD from the coding sequence ATGAACATCCTCGTAACCGGCGGGGCCGGATACATTGGCAGCACGTGCGTGCATCAGCTCGTGAAGGCAGGCTACGACGTCGTCGTGCTCGATAACCTGTCGCAGGGGCACCGCGCGGCGGTCCACCCGGCGGCCGCGTTCGTCCGGGGCGACCTCGACGACCGCGCCACCATCGACGACGTGATGCAGGCTCACCGCCCCGACGCCGTGATGCACTTTGCCTCGCACACGCTCGTGGGCGAGTCGATGGAGGAGCCCTTCCTATACCTCGACCGTAACGTGCGCTGCGGCCTCAACCTGATCCGCTCGGCGGCCGCGCACAATGTGGAGCGCTTCATCCTCTCCTCCACCGCCAACCTGTTCGGAACCCCCGAGCAGGTGCCCATCGACGCGTCCGAACGGATCGACCCCGGCAGCCCGTACGGCGAGTCGAAGTTCATCCTGGAGCGCATTCTGCACTGGATGGACGCACTCGATACGATGCGCTTTGCTGCGCTCCGCTACTTCAATGCCGCCGGGGCCGCGCACGAAGACCTGGGCGAAGACCACGATCCCGAAACGCACCTCATCCCCATCGTGCTGGAAGTGGCCCTCGGGCAGCGCGACGGGCTCTCCATCTTTGGCGACGACTACGACACGCCCGATGGCACCTGTGTGCGCGACTACATCCACGTCCTCGACCTGGCCGATGCGCACATCCGCGCGCTCGAAGCGCTGGGCGACGGAAGCTGCACGTACAACCTGGGCAACGGCCGGGGCTACAGCGTGCGCGAAGTCATCGAAACGGCGCGTGCCGTGACGGGCCGCGACATTCCGGCCACCGTGAGCGACCGGCGCCCGGGCGATCCGGACACCCTCATTGCCAGTAGCGACGAAATACGCGACGACCTGGGGTGGGCGCCGCAGTATCCAGCCCTCGAAACGATCATCGAAACCGCCTGGCAATGGCATCAGAAGCATCCCCACGGCTACGACGATTGA
- a CDS encoding segregation and condensation protein A, with the protein MYRVELQQFEGPMDLLLYFIRRDEVDIHDIPIADIADEYLAYVRVMEDIDLDGVADFIYMAALLINIKARTLLPSDASDEEEGEGVDPRRELVERLLEYVRFKEAAEQLALKQEDRLARYTRRDVAMDRNVAEANHEVSVDGSVYDLVQALGWLLTASDAEDEGPVVHEVEPLAYNMEQQQTYVMERLATEQQIIFKTLVQRRTKPFVIATFLAVLELARQQHVHLYIGEDPTAFVIEPRESLAAAAHESHG; encoded by the coding sequence ATGTATCGGGTTGAGCTGCAGCAGTTTGAGGGGCCTATGGACCTGCTCCTCTACTTCATTCGCCGGGACGAGGTCGACATCCACGACATTCCCATCGCCGACATCGCCGACGAGTACCTGGCGTACGTCCGCGTGATGGAAGACATTGACCTCGACGGCGTCGCCGACTTTATCTACATGGCTGCGCTCCTCATCAACATCAAGGCGCGCACGCTCCTGCCCAGCGATGCGTCTGATGAGGAGGAGGGCGAGGGCGTCGATCCGCGGCGCGAGCTGGTGGAACGCCTGCTCGAATACGTGCGGTTTAAAGAGGCCGCCGAGCAGCTGGCGCTCAAGCAAGAAGACCGCCTGGCGCGCTACACACGGCGCGACGTGGCCATGGACCGGAACGTGGCGGAGGCCAACCACGAGGTCAGCGTAGACGGCTCGGTGTACGATCTGGTGCAGGCGCTGGGCTGGCTCCTCACCGCCTCCGATGCGGAAGACGAAGGACCGGTGGTGCACGAGGTGGAGCCGCTGGCGTACAACATGGAGCAGCAGCAGACCTACGTGATGGAACGGCTGGCGACCGAGCAACAAATCATCTTCAAGACGCTCGTGCAGCGACGCACCAAGCCGTTTGTGATCGCCACCTTCCTGGCTGTGCTGGAGCTGGCGCGTCAGCAGCACGTTCACCTGTACATCGGAGAAGATCCCACGGCCTTTGTCATTGAACCGCGCGAGTCGCTTGCAGCCGCTGCGCACGAATCGCATGGATGA
- a CDS encoding ABC transporter ATP-binding protein, with protein MDEDRMDDARPALSVRDLSVVLGGTTIVDEASFTLPTGTWTSLVGPNGCGKTTIVRAITGVLPHRGTVHAHGEPLASLSDRARAQQMAVVQQAPRLAFDFTVRELVQMGQLPHSGWLSMSRGDAERLDDALARVDLQGYDDRSVHTLSGGELQRAFLAQAFVQNPKLFVLDEPTAHLDVHYQYALLRQVRALVDGGRTVLAIVHDLERAAHFADSMLVMKAGRIVAHGAPADVLTPACIAEVFRMRASVDAAPDGQLRITYHDALPAQETRATR; from the coding sequence ATGGATGAGGATCGCATGGATGACGCCCGGCCGGCCCTTTCCGTCCGCGATCTGTCGGTCGTCCTGGGAGGTACGACCATTGTGGACGAGGCATCGTTTACCTTGCCTACAGGAACGTGGACGAGCCTCGTGGGGCCCAATGGGTGCGGAAAAACGACCATCGTGCGCGCCATCACGGGTGTGTTGCCGCACCGTGGAACCGTGCACGCGCATGGCGAGCCGCTGGCGTCGCTATCCGACCGGGCCCGCGCCCAACAGATGGCGGTGGTGCAGCAAGCGCCCCGCCTGGCGTTCGACTTTACCGTGCGCGAGCTGGTGCAGATGGGGCAGCTGCCCCACAGCGGATGGCTAAGCATGTCGCGCGGCGACGCGGAACGGCTGGACGATGCGCTGGCGCGCGTCGACCTGCAGGGCTACGACGATCGATCGGTGCATACCCTGAGCGGCGGCGAGCTGCAGCGGGCGTTTCTGGCACAAGCCTTTGTGCAAAATCCGAAGTTGTTTGTGCTCGATGAGCCCACCGCTCACCTCGACGTGCACTATCAGTACGCCTTGCTCCGCCAGGTGCGCGCCCTGGTGGATGGCGGCCGCACGGTGCTGGCTATTGTGCACGATCTGGAGCGCGCGGCGCATTTTGCCGATTCCATGCTGGTGATGAAGGCGGGCCGTATCGTGGCGCACGGGGCGCCGGCCGACGTGCTGACGCCCGCGTGCATCGCCGAGGTCTTTCGCATGCGGGCCTCGGTAGATGCGGCCCCCGATGGACAGCTCCGCATCACGTATCACGACGCGCTGCCCGCCCAGGAAACGAGGGCCACTCGGTAG
- a CDS encoding cob(I)yrinic acid a,c-diamide adenosyltransferase has product MPKIYTRTGDDGTTALFGGERVRKGHPRIDAYGTVDEVNSFVGLARAHLQASLGNDRLDAVLSDVQNDLFVVGADLATPTDAKPVVPRVKVAHVDVLEAHIDAFEDDLPALKNFILPGGTPGAAALHTARTVCRRAERLGVQASASTPLNEHALTYLNRLSDLFFVLARWANRQAGTREERWTGASTSSDAAAEETS; this is encoded by the coding sequence ATGCCCAAAATCTACACCCGCACCGGCGACGACGGCACCACGGCCCTGTTTGGGGGCGAGCGCGTGCGCAAAGGCCATCCGCGCATCGACGCCTACGGCACGGTCGACGAGGTGAACTCGTTCGTTGGATTGGCGCGCGCGCACCTGCAAGCGTCGCTGGGCAACGACCGGCTGGACGCCGTGCTTAGTGATGTGCAAAACGACCTGTTTGTAGTGGGCGCCGATTTGGCCACGCCCACCGATGCCAAGCCGGTAGTGCCGCGGGTGAAAGTGGCCCACGTTGACGTGTTGGAGGCACACATCGACGCGTTTGAAGACGATCTGCCGGCGCTGAAAAACTTCATTCTGCCGGGCGGCACCCCTGGAGCGGCGGCCCTTCACACGGCGCGCACGGTGTGCCGCCGGGCCGAGCGCCTGGGCGTGCAGGCCAGCGCGTCCACCCCGCTCAATGAGCACGCGCTCACGTACCTCAACCGGCTCTCGGATCTCTTTTTCGTGCTGGCGCGCTGGGCCAATCGGCAGGCCGGCACGCGCGAGGAGCGCTGGACGGGTGCTTCCACGTCTTCGGATGCAGCGGCCGAGGAGACCTCCTAA
- a CDS encoding peptidoglycan DD-metalloendopeptidase family protein, which translates to MPAAMTRSRSLLFISLGTLAALVWLLMPRLSADGGASSASYAASPPERTAAVDRFGLPVTGFNVDRHRIDRYQTFADLLLDYNVPYAQIVAVAEQTRDVFDVRDFRTGDAYQVYVDPWLGQARYLVYQRSPVLYVVYDVLRPERSFKRTRPVQTNWKTASGVIQSSLYATLMDANASPELALALSEVYAWQIDFFQLRPGDRFRVLYEQQSVDGEVIGPGAVVAAYFEHRGEPFYAFRFDDGTGATYYDRAGQSLQRALLKAPLRYTRISSGFQRSRLHPVLGRRRAHLGTDYAAPTGTPVHSVGDGFVTEAGYGRYNGNYVKIRHNSVYTTGYLHLTDIADGVRAGTHVKQGQVIGYVGSTGLATGPHLHYHFWKNGEPVDSRDVEMPPERPVNPTYRAAYDRLVDRLLPYVKPRHMITERYAPAISQVG; encoded by the coding sequence ATGCCCGCTGCAATGACACGCTCACGGTCACTCCTGTTCATTAGCCTGGGAACACTCGCGGCCCTCGTTTGGCTCCTGATGCCGCGGCTCTCGGCTGACGGAGGCGCTTCTTCGGCATCGTACGCGGCGTCGCCGCCCGAGCGGACCGCGGCCGTCGATCGGTTTGGGCTGCCCGTGACCGGTTTCAACGTCGACCGGCACCGCATCGACCGGTATCAGACGTTTGCCGACCTGCTGCTGGATTACAACGTGCCGTACGCACAAATTGTGGCGGTGGCGGAGCAAACCCGCGACGTATTCGACGTGCGCGACTTTCGCACGGGCGATGCCTATCAGGTGTACGTAGATCCCTGGCTTGGGCAGGCGCGCTACCTGGTGTATCAGCGCAGCCCCGTGTTGTATGTGGTGTACGACGTGCTGCGCCCCGAGCGTTCGTTCAAGCGCACCCGTCCGGTACAGACGAACTGGAAGACCGCAAGCGGCGTCATTCAGTCGTCGCTCTACGCAACGCTCATGGACGCCAATGCTTCGCCAGAACTCGCGCTTGCCCTCTCGGAGGTGTATGCTTGGCAAATCGACTTCTTCCAGCTGCGTCCGGGCGATCGGTTTCGGGTGCTGTACGAACAGCAGTCCGTGGATGGCGAAGTCATAGGGCCCGGGGCCGTCGTGGCGGCATACTTTGAGCACCGGGGGGAGCCGTTTTACGCCTTCCGCTTTGATGATGGCACCGGCGCGACCTATTACGACCGGGCCGGGCAGAGCCTGCAGCGGGCACTGTTGAAGGCACCGCTGCGCTACACGCGCATCAGCTCGGGCTTTCAACGCAGCCGGCTGCATCCGGTGCTGGGGCGGCGGCGCGCGCACTTAGGAACCGATTATGCCGCGCCCACCGGTACGCCCGTGCACAGCGTGGGCGACGGGTTCGTGACCGAAGCCGGGTACGGGCGCTACAACGGCAACTACGTCAAAATTCGCCACAACAGCGTGTACACCACCGGCTACCTGCACCTGACCGACATCGCCGATGGGGTACGGGCCGGCACGCACGTTAAGCAAGGCCAAGTCATTGGCTACGTGGGCAGCACCGGACTGGCGACGGGGCCGCACCTGCACTACCACTTCTGGAAAAACGGCGAGCCGGTGGACTCGCGCGACGTCGAGATGCCGCCCGAGCGACCGGTGAACCCCACGTACCGCGCGGCCTACGATCGGCTGGTGGATCGCCTCTTGCCGTATGTCAAGCCGCGCCATATGATCACCGAGCGGTACGCCCCCGCTATTTCGCAGGTTGGATAA
- a CDS encoding zinc ribbon domain-containing protein produces the protein MATVQKKSTTEDQLRALVRLQHIDNRIAQIHKLRGDLPDEIQDLQDEKMGLETRLENYQEELEEKKDAKRKAERTLKEAELQIDKYEDQQLQVRNNREFEALTKEIEAQKERISNAEKASANAERTIEAHEEAIEDTKERLDDLTTVLEEKREKLDEVLAETKAEEEALEGIREEAQAAVDDRYLNAYTKLRDRLRDGRAVVPLKRGAAAGFAVPPQRQVEIRKRKRIVACEHTGRIIVDQELYEQTIEDMQKQLDLE, from the coding sequence ATGGCCACCGTTCAGAAAAAGTCGACAACCGAAGATCAGTTGCGCGCGCTGGTTCGGTTGCAGCACATCGACAACCGGATCGCCCAGATTCATAAACTGCGTGGCGACCTTCCGGACGAGATTCAAGACCTGCAGGATGAGAAGATGGGGCTTGAGACGCGTCTGGAGAACTACCAGGAAGAGCTTGAAGAGAAGAAAGACGCCAAACGCAAGGCCGAGCGCACGCTGAAAGAGGCCGAGTTGCAAATCGACAAGTATGAAGATCAACAGTTGCAGGTGCGCAACAATCGTGAGTTTGAGGCCCTCACGAAAGAAATTGAAGCGCAGAAGGAACGCATCTCAAATGCCGAGAAGGCTTCGGCCAATGCCGAGCGCACCATCGAGGCGCACGAAGAAGCCATCGAGGATACGAAGGAGCGCCTGGACGACCTGACGACGGTGCTTGAGGAAAAGCGCGAAAAGCTCGATGAGGTCCTCGCCGAAACGAAGGCCGAAGAAGAGGCCCTCGAAGGCATCCGTGAGGAAGCACAAGCGGCCGTCGACGACCGCTACCTGAATGCGTACACGAAGCTGCGCGACCGGCTGCGTGATGGGCGGGCGGTTGTGCCGCTAAAGCGCGGGGCCGCGGCCGGTTTTGCGGTGCCGCCTCAGCGCCAGGTCGAAATTCGCAAGCGCAAGCGCATCGTGGCCTGCGAGCATACCGGGCGCATCATCGTCGACCAGGAGCTCTACGAGCAAACCATCGAGGACATGCAGAAGCAACTGGATTTGGAGTAG
- a CDS encoding aconitate hydratase produces the protein MGKNVAEKLIESHLADGTLSVGEEISLTMDQTLTQDATGTMVMLEFEAMGIPRVQTELSAQYVDHNLIQSDFKNPDDHLFLRSACKKFGVWYSRPGNGVSHPVHQERFGKPGKTLIGSDSHTPAAGALGMLAIGAGGLDVAMAMAGKPYTIRMPEIWGVKLTGELPDWVSAKDVILEMLRRHDVDGGVNRIIEYYGPGLDTLSCMDRHVIANMGTELGATSTVFPSDEEVKRFLRSQGREDDWREVRADADADYDVYEEIDLSELVPLIAKPSSPGNVVPVREVEGQEIYQSYVGSSANPGFRDFAVAAEIVDGKQVHDRVSWDINPTSRQILENLMNTGHLQMLTRSGGRIHQAGCNGCIGMGQAPATGRIALRTVPRNFPGRSGTKEDAVYLVSPETAAASALTGKITDPRDLEEIYGMSYPHVQEPEEITINTDQLVEPPSAEEAEDLELEKGPNVVSLPEFAPLPDALDVPVLLKVGDDVSTDEIMPAGSRILPYRSNIPEISKFVFEQVDETFYDRAMEHQENGFAIVAGSNYGQGSSREHAAIAPRYLGTRVKIVESFARIHRQNLANFGILPLMFKDPADHEKIEQGDTLQLRNLRETIQDGSTVEVYNATKDETYVTEHDLSERELEMVLEGSQISVVKKEFTDARA, from the coding sequence ATGGGCAAAAACGTCGCAGAAAAGCTCATCGAAAGCCATCTTGCCGACGGTACCCTCAGCGTAGGCGAGGAAATTAGTCTGACGATGGATCAGACGCTTACGCAGGATGCTACGGGCACCATGGTGATGCTCGAATTTGAGGCGATGGGCATCCCGCGCGTGCAAACCGAGCTTTCCGCGCAGTACGTCGATCACAACCTCATTCAGTCGGACTTCAAGAATCCGGACGATCATCTCTTTCTTCGCAGCGCGTGCAAGAAGTTTGGTGTGTGGTACAGCCGCCCCGGCAATGGCGTCAGCCACCCGGTGCACCAGGAGCGCTTTGGCAAGCCGGGCAAAACGCTGATTGGCTCGGATAGCCACACGCCGGCCGCGGGAGCCCTGGGCATGTTGGCGATTGGTGCCGGCGGGCTCGATGTAGCCATGGCCATGGCCGGGAAGCCATACACGATTCGCATGCCCGAGATTTGGGGGGTGAAGCTGACAGGCGAGCTGCCTGATTGGGTGAGTGCCAAAGATGTGATCTTGGAGATGCTGCGGCGCCACGACGTGGATGGCGGCGTGAACCGCATCATTGAGTACTACGGCCCAGGGCTCGATACCCTGAGCTGCATGGACCGCCACGTCATTGCCAATATGGGCACCGAGCTGGGCGCCACCAGCACGGTCTTTCCGTCCGATGAAGAGGTGAAGCGCTTCTTGCGCTCGCAGGGCCGCGAAGACGACTGGCGCGAAGTAAGGGCCGACGCGGATGCCGATTACGACGTCTACGAAGAGATCGACCTCTCGGAGCTCGTGCCGCTCATCGCCAAGCCCAGCAGTCCGGGCAACGTGGTGCCGGTGCGTGAGGTGGAAGGCCAGGAAATCTACCAGAGCTACGTCGGGTCGTCGGCCAACCCCGGCTTCCGCGACTTTGCCGTGGCGGCAGAGATCGTGGACGGCAAGCAGGTACACGACCGCGTCTCGTGGGACATTAACCCCACCTCGCGACAGATTCTCGAGAACCTGATGAACACCGGCCACCTGCAAATGCTGACGCGCTCCGGCGGGCGCATCCACCAGGCCGGATGCAACGGATGCATTGGCATGGGGCAAGCGCCAGCCACCGGGCGCATCGCGCTGCGCACCGTTCCGCGCAACTTCCCGGGCCGCTCGGGCACCAAGGAGGACGCCGTGTACCTCGTAAGCCCCGAGACGGCGGCCGCTTCAGCGCTCACGGGCAAGATTACGGACCCCCGCGATCTGGAAGAGATCTACGGGATGTCGTACCCGCACGTGCAAGAGCCCGAGGAGATCACCATCAACACCGATCAGCTCGTTGAGCCACCATCGGCCGAGGAAGCCGAAGATCTGGAGCTGGAGAAGGGCCCCAACGTGGTGTCGCTCCCTGAATTTGCGCCGCTGCCCGACGCGCTCGACGTACCGGTGCTGCTCAAGGTGGGCGACGACGTCTCGACCGACGAGATTATGCCGGCCGGCTCACGGATCCTGCCGTACCGCTCCAACATCCCGGAAATCAGCAAATTCGTTTTCGAGCAGGTCGACGAGACGTTCTACGACCGGGCCATGGAGCATCAGGAGAACGGGTTTGCCATTGTGGCGGGCAGCAACTACGGCCAGGGCTCCAGCCGCGAGCATGCGGCCATTGCACCGCGCTACCTGGGCACGCGCGTCAAGATCGTGGAGAGCTTCGCGCGCATCCACCGGCAGAACCTGGCCAACTTCGGCATTCTGCCGTTGATGTTTAAAGATCCAGCCGATCACGAGAAGATCGAGCAGGGCGATACGCTGCAGCTGCGGAATCTCCGTGAGACGATTCAAGACGGCTCCACCGTCGAGGTCTACAACGCGACGAAGGATGAAACCTACGTCACGGAGCACGACCTCTCGGAGCGCGAGCTGGAGATGGTGCTGGAAGGCAGCCAGATCAGCGTCGTGAAGAAAGAATTTACCGACGCCCGCGCATAA
- a CDS encoding MIP/aquaporin family protein encodes MSPFIAEIIGTAILILLGDGVVANVVLKDTLGENSGWIVITWGWGMAVFVAVFCVAAFSGAHINPAVTVGLAAAGIFPWASVPLYLAGQFIGAAIGAFLVWLHYRPHFATTDDADAKLGVFCTGPAIPDVPANFISEVIGTVMLVFAVLYLTGPSIQLNGLETALGNGAAIDTAIGLGALDALPVGLVVLVIGLALGGTTGYAINPARDLSPRLMHQILPIPGKRDSNWGYAWIPVVGPLVGGVLAALLGLAIGGF; translated from the coding sequence ATGTCTCCTTTTATAGCTGAAATCATTGGAACGGCCATCCTCATTCTCCTCGGCGACGGTGTTGTGGCGAATGTGGTGCTGAAAGACACCCTCGGAGAGAACTCCGGCTGGATCGTCATTACGTGGGGCTGGGGCATGGCCGTCTTCGTAGCTGTATTCTGCGTAGCGGCCTTCAGCGGCGCCCACATCAACCCGGCCGTTACCGTGGGCCTGGCGGCCGCGGGCATCTTTCCGTGGGCCAGCGTGCCCCTCTACCTCGCCGGCCAGTTCATTGGCGCGGCCATCGGCGCATTCCTCGTCTGGTTGCACTACCGGCCGCACTTTGCCACCACCGACGATGCCGACGCCAAGCTCGGCGTTTTCTGCACCGGCCCCGCCATTCCGGACGTGCCCGCAAACTTTATTTCGGAAGTCATTGGCACCGTCATGCTGGTGTTTGCCGTCCTCTACCTCACGGGGCCTTCCATTCAGCTCAACGGGCTCGAAACAGCCCTCGGCAATGGCGCGGCCATCGATACAGCGATTGGACTGGGCGCCCTCGATGCACTGCCTGTGGGCCTCGTGGTGCTCGTCATCGGTCTTGCCCTTGGTGGTACCACCGGCTACGCCATCAACCCGGCGCGCGACCTCTCACCGCGCCTCATGCATCAGATCCTTCCCATTCCGGGCAAGCGCGACAGCAATTGGGGATATGCCTGGATTCCAGTGGTGGGGCCGCTGGTAGGCGGCGTGTTGGCTGCCCTTCTCGGCCTCGCCATCGGCGGCTTCTAA